ATGCATGGCATCATGATTACCcttccttccacttccctgtgctTCCTACCCTTAATCACACCAAAGAAAACATGCCATTCTAAAACTTTGTAGGACTGTAAGCATGGGAAttcaagagagtaagagagaggacATATGATAAAATGTAGTAGAGGAGGGAAATATAATTGAGATACTCTATATAAATATGTAGAAATGTCACGATGACCCACGGCACTTTGAATAAGTAAAAAACAGTGATGGTATtagaaaaaactaaaatgaaaaaacTCCATAATCTCAAGGTACTAATGAAAaaactaattaactaattaacaCTGCCcttttctgtttcagtttcttAGTGCATCTTAACGTATCTCTCTACTTACTATGTGTGCACACTTGCTCATGCATTGCTTATGAATTGCTCTAGTAGTACTCTAAACCtgtcattatatattatatatctactCCATTTCTCTTGTATTTCTAAGCCTATCTTCTCCCTCAATAGCAGCCACAGACATCAGAAAATGTATGCTCATAATACATATTAGCTGTTTCACACCATGCAAAATACTGTATAATTGGGAATCCATTGGGATgttattttgtgttctttttcatGGATTTGTAATTGTGCCCGTGCTGAAATAACAATTTTACTTTTAGGTCAAACTGTAATTCTCAATATGAAGCACTTTCGCTCTTCAGCATCTAGAATTGCTCATCTGTCATACAGAAAGGTTTCATTACAGTCTGGGTTGCTTCTAAGAATCCTATGAGATGCAGAACATCCCACTACACAGAATGATCTGGTCAGAATGTCACCTGGTTACTATGCAGAAAGTCTAGGGTGTGATTCTCTCAAAATGTATAAATCACagaaatatacatgcacatgtgtggcaGTAACATAACGGCAGCTTCTACCTTCCCTTTCAGTTATGCCTGCTTTAATATTCTTCACTGCATCACCAGTCCTTGTTCTGTTATAAGGTAATTGCTATAAAATAGTTTTAGTTGTTAATGCtattttttctctcccttcccctctctctcctctctttctccctctttctctccctcatcctctccctctccctctgccttttttctctatctttcaagagagagagagggagggagagagagagaagagagagaggagagaatgagcagagagagactgtgtggtCACTAAAAATGGGAAATCTGATAAATCTATACACATGTAAAAATATGTCATATGATCACCCCCAAAAGGCAGgagctttgatttctttgtttccccaTATTCTATTCAATCATATATATGAAGTTCTTTTCGTTGTTACCAACTTATAAACTCTCTAACCACAGCCTGGACCATATTCAGGACTATTACTATGTATTCATAATAATTTCTCATTAAAATTGTAGAATACATGACTTAGATGGAAAGGTTCAGAGAGTGAAAGGAATATCATGATTACCATGAGGGCCTCTTTAAGAGGAACAATTCCATGGAAACAATTCAGAAACACAAAATGTAGCATGCCATCTCTATTAGTAATGTGAGAAGAAGAGTCCTGCTAGCTTGTCTTTATCTTGTCTCATAGACTCATGTGACTGATGGAATCAGTGAACAGAACAAGAAGAATTTcaagtttttttcttcttggattttCAGAAAACACTCACCTTCAGTTCCTCATTTTTGCACTGTTCCTGTCCATGTACCTGGTAACAGTGCTTGGAAACCTGCTCATCATCATGGCCTTCATCACACAGTCTcccctgcacacacccatgtactttttcctcagTAACCTGTCCTTTGTGGACATCTGTTTCACCTCCACCACCGTCCCAAAGATGCtggcaaacatacacacacagagcaagagcATCACCTATGCAGACTGTATTAGCCAGATGTGTGCCTTCTTGGTTTTTGCAGAATTGGACAACTTTCTCCTGGCTGTGATGGCCTACGACCGATATGTGGCTATCTGCCACCCACTGTATTACACAGTCATTGTAAACCAACGGCTCTGTATACTGCTGGTCCTGCTGTCCTGGATTGTTAGCATCCTACATGCCTTCTTACAGAGCTCAGTTGTGCTACAGTTGACCTTCTGCAGAGATGTGGAAATCCCACACTTCTTCTGTGAGCTTAATCAGCTGTCTCAACTCACATGTTCAGACAACTTCTCAAGCCACCTCATAATGGATCTTGTACCTGTTCTATTGGCAGCTGTTTCCCTCAGTGGTATTCTTTACTCTTATTTCAAGATAGTGTCCTCCATACGTTCTATCTCCTCAGTTCAAGGGAAGCACAAGGCATTTTCTGCTTGTGCCTCTCACCTTTCCATCGTCTCCTTATTTTATAGTACAGGCCTCGGAGTGTACATCAGTTCTGCTCTGGTCCAAAGCTCACACTCTGTTGCAGGAGCCTCAGTCATGTATACCGTGGTCACCCCCATGCTGAACCCCTTCATTTATAGTCTAAGGAATAAAGATGTAAAAAGAGCTCTGGAAAGACTCTTAGGAGGAAAACTGTAAAGTGCATCATTGGACTGGCTAAAGTTTCCATGATTGCAGACTGTGAAGCCACAGAGCCAAAGACTGAGGCTCTGTCTTCAGATCATAAATAAGGATGAGGTACATCTGAATATTTTGTGGAGGGTCTGGAGAGATTGTTGAAAGGTAGCAGAGTACTTCCTGCTCTCCAGAAGATCTAAATTTAGTTCCTAGGACCCATGATCACAGTTGATGCCTGCTTATAATTCAAGCTCCAAGGGCTGCAACCCTCTCTTCTCACCCTTCTAGATACCTAACCTAACAGGcacaataccacacacacatatttggagAAGTAAAGTAAAACAGATCTTCTAATTACACATATGTATCCCCTGGAGTTTCCATTATCCTCATTCTTGCTGTCTATATGATATAAGCGACCCACATTACTAAGATGTTCATTCTCTCTGCTGTGTACCACTTTTCTCCTCTGTAATTGCCCTGGCTTCCCGCAGTTATTCCAAACACAGAACTGAAATTACATAGGtcagaaacatttcaaaataacttCTTCCTATGTGACATATAGTCTATAGAGTAATATCTATTTTGTGCTGTTTTGCTGCCATATTAACAAGTGTGCCTCTGGGAGGAAGTGGGGCAAGGCTTGACAAGTAGTGCTGTTTTATTTACTGTAGTTGAAAAAATCCAAAGGCTGAAGTTTGTGTTTGGCCTGCTCTTCTTTGCTTGGCACCATCTTAACTTTATCCTGATAGTGTGGGCATTAGATATTAATGTGCTTTCTAACCACTGCTTAGAATGTTAATTATTTCATTAATGCTTTGTTTCATATTTAAGCACATTTACTGACTTTCCTATCACATTTTAATTCAATCACATGACCAATTCAGAGTAATGAGCTTGTCAATTAAATTACAATCTTATTTATGACTGCATTCAAGTCTTCTAACAACTTGAGATACACAATGCAtcattgttattttgttataCTTTACAACTTGAAATTTTATGTATTCTGTCTGccaaaacatggtttctgactttatttgtattttcaattCATTATTAttgctatcatcatcattattactgttattattgtgtatgtgtgtttgtgtccctGGGTGGTGTAGGCCGCAATGCATGTGAATACAAGACTGCACTACTTTGAGTAATCAGTTGTCTCCTTCTAACTTTAGGTAGGATCCAGAATCAAACTCTGTTCATGATCCTTGctcagaaaatatccaatgggaACTTAGGCCACCATTTTTGGTGACTATAGTCTAGATATATTCAACTAGTATATGTaaagcctatatatatatatgcagcatcaggcatgtacataaatatatttttggtgACTCTTTATAGTCTAGATATATTCAACTCATATATATAAAGCCCGAGGGACTACAATGAATTAGTAACGAATGGTCTAGTAGTTCTTTTGTGTCAAGtgctgggaaagaaaggaggcCAATAGCCTTAAAGGGCAATAATAATGATGTTTTCTGATAGAAATGTTCTGTGTGCTTGCCTGGTACAGTTGCTAATATTGTGAGTGAGATATTTTACTACAGTTCTGTGACATGTTAACATTGGATAAAGATAGGGCAAGGATATGAAACAACCCATGTGTTTCTTCTGACATATGCATCATAATCCACAACTATGaccaaataaatgtataaatgtaaacAGCTAAAAGTATATGAAAAAGCTTGTGTTTAAGAGTTTAAATTTTAAGCTGGAGACATAGCTCAATGGGTCATAGAATACTGCTCACAGCAACCTGCAACCTCAACTTCAATGAAATTTGAAACCCTCTTCTGATATCTGCCACATCaggcatatacataaatacatgcaggcaaaaacactcatacatgagATAAAATGAATATGTTTTTACTGAAAGAGGAAAATATAGTAATGAAATTTTGACCTCCCCCTTTTCACCAATCATA
The sequence above is drawn from the Apodemus sylvaticus chromosome 20, mApoSyl1.1, whole genome shotgun sequence genome and encodes:
- the LOC127671019 gene encoding olfactory receptor 8-like yields the protein MESVNRTRRISSFFLLGFSENTHLQFLIFALFLSMYLVTVLGNLLIIMAFITQSPLHTPMYFFLSNLSFVDICFTSTTVPKMLANIHTQSKSITYADCISQMCAFLVFAELDNFLLAVMAYDRYVAICHPLYYTVIVNQRLCILLVLLSWIVSILHAFLQSSVVLQLTFCRDVEIPHFFCELNQLSQLTCSDNFSSHLIMDLVPVLLAAVSLSGILYSYFKIVSSIRSISSVQGKHKAFSACASHLSIVSLFYSTGLGVYISSALVQSSHSVAGASVMYTVVTPMLNPFIYSLRNKDVKRALERLLGGKL